One genomic region from Granulicella aggregans encodes:
- a CDS encoding sugar phosphate isomerase/epimerase family protein — protein MRSTVFTRRAAISSLGAIALTSVSKASLYRPFLQANLSSPGADRIRLGVQTNAWQIDPRSFDTFLSALGEIRDTGYSGFETGFINLRSQAKSLPEARRKIEATGLKFIGVHIFLPEYDAQTNIAPVELYEPVAQAGAALGAERLIFSGSPAVTSEEIKRKGDALNRAAAYAKPLGLKVAYHNHWPEYKYNGKEIEALYATTDPSLVSFLLDAGHAYRTGIDLPAFLRTHQQRITAIHFRDYQNHQQVPLGEGAFPLKAVADVLKQTGWSGWAMNEEEREDGSKQGLAVIQPAFHALKGAFLA, from the coding sequence ATGCGATCTACTGTATTCACTCGACGTGCAGCAATCAGCTCGCTCGGCGCGATTGCTCTCACATCTGTTTCCAAGGCTTCACTGTACCGGCCTTTCCTGCAGGCAAATCTCTCTTCCCCTGGCGCAGATCGCATTCGGCTTGGTGTGCAGACCAACGCATGGCAGATCGATCCTCGATCGTTCGACACGTTCTTGTCGGCGCTTGGAGAGATTCGGGACACCGGCTATTCCGGCTTCGAAACAGGATTTATCAATCTCCGCAGTCAGGCAAAGTCGCTCCCGGAGGCCCGGCGGAAGATCGAGGCCACCGGCCTGAAGTTTATCGGGGTTCATATCTTTCTGCCAGAGTACGACGCGCAGACCAACATCGCCCCGGTCGAACTCTACGAGCCGGTGGCGCAGGCTGGCGCGGCTCTCGGAGCGGAGCGCCTCATCTTCAGCGGATCGCCTGCCGTCACGTCGGAAGAGATCAAACGCAAGGGCGACGCCCTGAACCGCGCGGCAGCCTATGCCAAGCCGCTTGGGTTGAAGGTCGCTTACCACAATCATTGGCCGGAGTATAAATACAACGGCAAGGAGATCGAAGCGCTCTACGCGACCACCGACCCCTCGCTGGTCTCGTTCCTCTTGGATGCGGGACACGCCTACCGCACGGGCATCGACCTTCCAGCATTTTTGCGGACCCATCAGCAGCGCATCACGGCCATCCACTTTCGCGATTACCAGAACCATCAGCAGGTGCCGCTCGGGGAGGGTGCCTTCCCGCTCAAGGCGGTGGCGGATGTACTGAAACAAACCGGCTGGAGCGGATGGGCCATGAACGAAGAGGAGCGCGAAGATGGCTCCAAGCAGGGACTGGCGGTCATCCAGCCTGCATTCCATGCACTGAAGGGAGCGTTTCTAGCATGA
- a CDS encoding DUF3800 domain-containing protein, with translation MDFHSYFDESGLAAEDNFFILAGWNARVEVWEQFSDAWLDICEQHPSIPFFTTDKVTDPEKRRDLAEVIASHNLDGYVCLVPRAVFDTRPKRFKGLFGSRLYDWAFADAIMCVTTRQREKGETGIIDFTFEHRNELKAAIDPDMMRRWKSAMPEELRRLVGTPVAKHDDELPPLQAADMLAGEILQQLRFGEPSDIWPLWKDLKIGRSIMPVENALNMNNTLKVASAMETLVRLAIKRLREDG, from the coding sequence ATGGACTTTCACAGTTACTTCGATGAAAGTGGTCTAGCAGCAGAAGACAATTTCTTCATCCTTGCTGGCTGGAATGCGCGAGTAGAAGTGTGGGAACAATTCAGCGATGCTTGGCTAGATATCTGCGAACAACACCCATCTATTCCGTTCTTCACAACAGATAAAGTTACTGACCCGGAAAAGCGTCGCGATTTAGCTGAAGTTATCGCCTCCCACAATCTTGATGGCTACGTCTGTCTAGTACCTCGCGCAGTATTCGACACCAGACCCAAAAGATTCAAAGGTCTATTCGGTAGTCGTCTCTATGATTGGGCATTCGCGGATGCAATCATGTGCGTTACTACTCGCCAACGAGAAAAAGGCGAGACCGGCATTATTGATTTTACTTTCGAACATCGTAACGAGTTGAAAGCTGCTATCGACCCAGACATGATGCGGCGATGGAAAAGCGCAATGCCTGAAGAGTTGCGTAGGCTTGTGGGTACACCTGTTGCAAAGCACGATGACGAGTTGCCACCATTGCAAGCTGCTGACATGCTCGCGGGCGAAATCTTGCAGCAGTTGCGATTTGGTGAGCCCTCCGATATTTGGCCGTTATGGAAAGATCTTAAGATCGGTCGTTCGATAATGCCAGTTGAGAACGCGCTGAACATGAACAACACACTGAAGGTCGCGTCTGCGATGGAGACTTTGGTGCGCCTAGCGATTAAGCGACTTAGAGAAGACGGCTAA
- a CDS encoding transposase produces MSKKRFEWLAYAQWELIESLLPEPKRHKDKRDRPWASSRDCLEGILWVLQNGRAAFSAKPVYFSSDLLPEPLKKRGIDLIVPYRKNRKHRRYEDGSKLTRYKRRWLIERTNAWLGQFRRLPVRHEHLLATIEPSSISPASRSPFADVNETCSSQPYALT; encoded by the coding sequence ATGAGCAAGAAGCGATTCGAGTGGTTGGCGTATGCGCAGTGGGAACTGATCGAGTCGCTGTTGCCTGAGCCAAAGCGGCACAAGGACAAGCGGGACCGTCCGTGGGCGTCTAGCCGCGACTGCCTGGAGGGCATACTGTGGGTGTTGCAGAACGGGCGCGCGGCGTTTTCTGCCAAACCAGTATACTTCTCCAGCGACCTGCTGCCCGAACCGCTCAAGAAGCGCGGCATCGACCTCATCGTTCCTTACCGCAAGAACCGTAAGCACCGACGTTACGAGGATGGCAGCAAGCTCACACGCTACAAACGCCGATGGCTCATCGAACGCACCAACGCGTGGCTCGGTCAGTTCCGCAGACTCCCCGTGCGCCATGAGCATCTCCTTGCCACTATCGAGCCCTCTTCTATCTCGCCTGCCTCTCGATCACCCTTTGCAGATGTTAATGAAACGTGCTCTAGTCAGCCATATGCCCTCACATGA
- a CDS encoding Gfo/Idh/MocA family protein, with amino-acid sequence MNRREFLQAGGAVAAVAATSVAMTARSYGQILGANDRVGVGIIGVGRRGRIVGAAFLQDKRTRLTAIADTYDVTRLRVLAALPPEIPEPASFNGYEDLLARKDVDAVLIAPPDHLHVTVAKTALAAGKHVYLEKPTLHRWHERPVLVDAAKQQHRVLQCGMQQRSGAHYARVKEEFFGSGKLGDVVEVRAVWHDFSWQRREIPDAPKPAGLDWERFLGPAPKVPYKTVRYDSWRYFHDYGNGLLADIFTHWADVAQWMQEDTSPQSAYATGGIYKLQDGRENPDTVSAIVKYAKWNLNFESSVLPLRNDRPSVLFEGTNGSLELARDGYVYTPRQGEAVRFDTKESLEVAHAKNFLDAVTQGSKLNAPLETGITASVPVLLAVKSYWSQTAVTTLDTEA; translated from the coding sequence ATGAACCGCAGAGAGTTTCTGCAGGCGGGCGGCGCGGTAGCCGCCGTGGCCGCAACTTCGGTGGCCATGACGGCGCGTTCCTACGGACAGATCCTGGGCGCGAACGACCGGGTCGGAGTTGGCATCATTGGTGTCGGACGCCGTGGCCGGATCGTCGGTGCCGCGTTTCTCCAGGACAAACGAACTCGTCTCACCGCGATTGCCGACACCTACGATGTGACCCGTCTGCGCGTGCTGGCAGCGCTGCCACCGGAGATTCCCGAGCCGGCCTCCTTCAACGGGTATGAGGACCTGCTGGCCCGCAAAGATGTGGATGCCGTGCTGATCGCTCCACCCGACCACCTGCATGTAACCGTCGCGAAGACCGCGCTCGCCGCCGGCAAGCACGTCTATCTGGAGAAGCCAACGTTGCACCGCTGGCACGAAAGGCCGGTGTTGGTCGACGCCGCGAAACAACAGCATCGCGTCCTTCAATGCGGCATGCAGCAGCGCAGCGGAGCCCACTATGCGCGCGTGAAAGAAGAGTTCTTCGGCAGCGGCAAGCTGGGCGATGTCGTGGAAGTCCGTGCCGTATGGCATGACTTCTCCTGGCAGCGGCGCGAGATTCCGGATGCGCCGAAGCCCGCCGGGCTCGACTGGGAACGCTTTCTGGGACCGGCGCCAAAGGTCCCCTACAAGACGGTCCGTTACGACTCCTGGCGTTACTTTCACGACTATGGCAACGGTCTCCTGGCGGACATCTTTACCCACTGGGCCGATGTGGCACAGTGGATGCAAGAGGACACTTCGCCGCAGTCGGCCTACGCAACGGGCGGTATCTACAAGCTGCAGGACGGGCGGGAGAATCCGGATACCGTCAGCGCGATCGTCAAGTATGCGAAGTGGAATCTCAACTTTGAGAGCTCCGTACTTCCTCTGCGCAACGACCGTCCGTCCGTTCTCTTCGAGGGCACGAACGGATCGCTCGAACTGGCGCGCGACGGATACGTCTACACTCCACGGCAAGGCGAAGCGGTTCGCTTCGATACCAAGGAAAGCTTGGAGGTCGCGCACGCGAAAAACTTCCTGGATGCCGTGACGCAAGGATCGAAGCTGAACGCCCCACTCGAGACCGGCATCACGGCTTCGGTTCCGGTACTGCTTGCCGTGAAGTCCTATTGGTCCCAGACAGCAGTCACCACTCTTGATACAGAAGCCTAA
- a CDS encoding IS1595 family transposase, with protein sequence MSKSEQKSSSSSNPGEQAASAASAAAGEIIQPAPTPAPTTLTEAIRYYSDPAACVAVIREQRRRGGGEPECPYCHDARRKHYWLANQQRWKCAACRKQFSVKLGTIFEDSAIPLDKWLIAVWMVANCKNGVSSYEIARDIGVTQKSAWFMLHRIRLAMQDDWSGGKLGEVGPGGEPAAPVECDETFIGGKARNMHAKKRKQVSKRRNYGKTIVMGMLERGGKIRTAVVYDRNKQNLHEQVEKHVAVGAEVFTYELISYWVLEEKFAHQVVNHAMRYVEGNVHTNGLENFWSLLKRGLNGTYVAVEPFHLFRYIDEQAFRFNNRKDSDSGRFLKLLKKVAGKRLTWLDVTGRGLETAGGEV encoded by the coding sequence ATGAGCAAGAGCGAGCAGAAGAGTAGCAGCAGCAGCAACCCGGGCGAACAAGCAGCCTCAGCAGCCTCAGCAGCAGCGGGCGAGATCATTCAACCAGCTCCCACACCGGCACCAACAACACTGACTGAAGCGATCCGTTACTACTCCGACCCGGCAGCCTGTGTCGCAGTCATCCGCGAGCAACGTCGGCGCGGCGGCGGCGAACCTGAATGCCCTTACTGCCATGACGCACGTCGCAAGCACTATTGGCTCGCAAATCAGCAGCGTTGGAAATGCGCCGCGTGCCGCAAACAATTCAGCGTGAAACTCGGAACCATTTTCGAGGATTCCGCGATCCCTTTGGACAAGTGGCTTATCGCTGTTTGGATGGTCGCGAATTGCAAGAATGGCGTTAGCAGTTACGAGATTGCACGAGATATCGGCGTCACCCAGAAGAGCGCATGGTTCATGCTGCACCGGATTAGGCTGGCCATGCAGGACGACTGGAGCGGAGGGAAACTGGGCGAGGTTGGACCGGGTGGTGAGCCTGCTGCGCCTGTGGAGTGTGACGAGACTTTCATCGGCGGTAAGGCAAGAAACATGCACGCGAAGAAGCGCAAGCAGGTGTCCAAGCGTCGCAACTACGGCAAGACAATCGTCATGGGAATGCTGGAGCGCGGAGGCAAGATCCGGACTGCTGTGGTGTACGACCGCAACAAGCAGAACCTCCATGAGCAGGTCGAGAAGCATGTCGCAGTTGGCGCGGAAGTCTTTACATATGAGCTAATTAGCTATTGGGTGCTGGAAGAGAAGTTCGCGCATCAAGTCGTCAATCATGCGATGCGCTATGTCGAAGGCAACGTGCATACTAACGGGCTGGAGAACTTCTGGAGCTTGCTGAAACGCGGGCTGAACGGGACTTATGTGGCGGTTGAGCCTTTCCACTTGTTTCGCTATATCGACGAGCAGGCGTTTCGCTTCAACAATCGCAAGGATAGCGATTCGGGCCGGTTCCTGAAGCTGCTGAAGAAGGTTGCGGGCAAGCGGCTGACATGGCTGGATGTCACCGGCAGGGGGTTGGAAACGGCGGGTGGGGAGGTCTAA
- a CDS encoding DUF3037 domain-containing protein: protein MSDRVPCEFFLIRYVPNVVRGEFVNIGVILRQVREDGTKADDVIVRFTRDWARVRCLDPDADIELLESLEAEFANRLVEDLAAFPAVTDDLNDFLADVEERFLEQYAVTRVLAEFSNTLSNSIQMTEPHASLARSMPEEVEKLMQMYVESA from the coding sequence TTGAGCGACCGTGTCCCGTGCGAGTTCTTTCTCATTCGCTACGTCCCAAACGTAGTAAGGGGAGAGTTTGTGAACATCGGTGTCATCCTGCGGCAGGTCCGGGAGGATGGGACTAAAGCAGACGATGTAATCGTCCGCTTTACTCGCGATTGGGCCCGTGTCCGATGTCTCGATCCTGACGCGGATATCGAACTCCTTGAATCACTTGAAGCTGAGTTTGCAAACCGCTTAGTGGAGGATCTCGCGGCTTTCCCGGCGGTTACAGATGACCTAAACGACTTTCTCGCGGACGTGGAGGAGCGATTCCTGGAGCAGTACGCGGTTACGAGGGTTCTTGCCGAGTTCAGCAATACTCTCTCAAACTCAATCCAGATGACCGAACCGCACGCCTCCCTCGCACGATCAATGCCAGAAGAGGTCGAAAAACTGATGCAGATGTACGTAGAATCGGCGTGA
- a CDS encoding GDSL-type esterase/lipase family protein produces the protein MSANLWVVAWGASPENAAATAANPGGAEQTFRSFFYPTVSGTKERIRFSNYFGTAPVTIGAARLAIATTPPAIDTANDVPLSFSGNDSVTINPGTEVASDPVSLTYQFGQKMAVTTYVKGTFAPLNQHDSQVITNYGSPVNTGNATTDGAGLSLIDANTEWFLLSGMDVYGEYQGTVAIFGSSTIDGHNSDFGDANAYPVTNVAIPGQDDDRISDFLARTLNASGFHLGVLNAGILGEVAGPTSSSASGSPGVDRIGRDVLHQPGIKTVVIDLGQVDLRLDACGEATEVEASLQNMVAQANAVGVRVILGTIAPASYCIASSSPNYGPNPVNDGGPFAGDINPGPRNPENVQRQLVNTWIKTTGLTLPGVVGIADFEAALASPDHPDFLIPNLNSGDNFHPNGVGYQVKSQAIPINSVLPN, from the coding sequence GTGAGCGCCAATCTCTGGGTGGTCGCTTGGGGTGCCTCCCCCGAAAACGCTGCCGCCACGGCGGCAAATCCTGGCGGGGCCGAGCAGACGTTTCGCTCCTTCTTTTATCCAACCGTTTCGGGAACGAAAGAGCGCATCCGCTTCTCAAATTATTTCGGTACTGCGCCCGTCACTATCGGCGCAGCCCGTCTAGCCATTGCCACAACTCCTCCCGCAATCGACACCGCGAACGATGTCCCTCTCTCATTTAGTGGGAATGATTCCGTTACTATCAATCCCGGCACCGAGGTGGCCTCAGACCCGGTGAGCCTTACCTATCAGTTTGGACAGAAGATGGCCGTTACTACATATGTGAAGGGTACCTTCGCGCCGTTGAATCAACATGACTCTCAGGTGATTACAAACTACGGCTCCCCCGTCAACACAGGGAATGCGACTACGGACGGCGCAGGTCTCTCTCTCATTGACGCGAACACAGAGTGGTTTCTCCTCAGCGGAATGGACGTATATGGTGAGTATCAGGGAACAGTCGCTATCTTTGGAAGCTCCACGATCGACGGCCACAATTCTGACTTCGGCGATGCCAACGCCTATCCTGTAACAAATGTCGCCATTCCGGGCCAGGACGATGACCGAATCTCCGACTTTCTCGCACGAACGTTGAATGCGAGCGGATTCCATCTCGGCGTTCTCAATGCTGGCATCCTCGGTGAGGTCGCCGGGCCGACCAGCAGCTCGGCTTCGGGTTCACCCGGGGTTGATCGCATCGGGCGGGATGTCCTACACCAGCCGGGTATAAAGACGGTTGTCATAGATCTGGGCCAAGTAGACCTCCGGCTGGACGCCTGCGGCGAGGCCACAGAAGTCGAAGCCTCGCTTCAGAACATGGTTGCACAAGCCAACGCCGTCGGGGTCCGCGTTATCCTCGGTACTATCGCACCCGCCTCTTACTGTATCGCATCCAGTAGTCCAAACTATGGGCCTAACCCTGTCAATGACGGCGGACCTTTCGCTGGCGACATCAACCCCGGGCCGAGAAATCCAGAGAACGTGCAGCGTCAACTCGTGAACACCTGGATTAAGACGACCGGGCTCACTCTGCCCGGAGTTGTCGGCATCGCAGACTTTGAAGCTGCTCTTGCTAGTCCTGATCATCCCGACTTCCTTATTCCAAATCTCAATTCCGGGGACAATTTTCATCCAAATGGGGTTGGCTATCAGGTCAAATCGCAGGCAATCCCTATCAACTCCGTTCTGCCCAACTAA
- the ssuD gene encoding FMNH2-dependent alkanesulfonate monooxygenase, whose product MQISWFIPTTGDGRYLSSSQGSRLTDLPYLRQIAQAVDQLGYYAVLLPTGNSCEDSWVVASALMPATEKLRFLVAIRPGIMSPVVAARMASTFDRLSNGRLLINIVTGGDPREAAADGIFLPHDERYAVTAEFLQIWREVMAGGTSNFKGKHLHVEGAKVYYPALQHPYPTLYFGGSSSAGIDLAAEQVDVYLTWGEPPALVAEKISRVRTEATKHGRKLRFGIRLHVIVRETAEAAWRAANELIRYVDRDVVAKAQQGLARFDSEGQRRMAELVKSSPETLEVSPNLWTGIGLVRSGAGTALVGDAETVAQRMLEYADLGIDSFILSGYPHLEEAYRVKELLFPLLPVKHEDATAASRERRSEEFVGNEFRPVTTSRNN is encoded by the coding sequence ATGCAGATTTCATGGTTTATCCCAACAACCGGAGATGGCCGCTACCTCAGCAGCAGCCAGGGATCACGGCTCACCGACCTGCCCTACCTGCGGCAGATTGCACAGGCCGTGGACCAGCTCGGCTACTACGCGGTGCTCCTGCCCACGGGTAACTCCTGCGAGGACTCCTGGGTCGTGGCCTCGGCGCTGATGCCAGCCACTGAGAAGCTGCGGTTTCTGGTGGCGATTCGTCCAGGCATCATGTCGCCGGTGGTCGCCGCGCGCATGGCCTCCACCTTTGATCGCCTCTCCAATGGGCGGCTGTTGATCAATATTGTGACCGGGGGCGATCCCAGGGAGGCAGCGGCTGACGGCATCTTTCTGCCGCATGACGAGCGCTATGCGGTCACCGCGGAGTTTCTTCAAATCTGGCGAGAGGTGATGGCCGGAGGCACATCCAACTTCAAAGGAAAACATCTCCACGTCGAAGGCGCAAAGGTCTACTACCCAGCTCTCCAGCATCCGTATCCGACACTTTACTTCGGTGGCTCGTCCAGCGCTGGTATCGACCTCGCGGCGGAGCAGGTGGACGTCTACCTGACCTGGGGCGAGCCGCCCGCGCTGGTGGCCGAGAAGATCTCCCGGGTACGCACCGAGGCTACAAAGCACGGCCGTAAACTGCGCTTCGGTATTCGCCTCCACGTCATCGTGCGTGAGACCGCCGAGGCAGCCTGGCGGGCGGCAAACGAGTTGATTCGCTACGTTGACCGCGATGTCGTCGCGAAGGCTCAGCAGGGTCTTGCCCGCTTCGACTCGGAAGGCCAGAGGCGCATGGCTGAGCTAGTCAAGAGCAGCCCGGAGACGCTGGAGGTAAGTCCCAACCTATGGACTGGTATCGGCCTTGTCCGCAGTGGCGCGGGAACAGCGCTTGTCGGTGATGCGGAGACGGTAGCGCAGCGGATGCTCGAGTACGCCGACCTTGGCATCGACAGCTTCATCCTGTCCGGCTATCCGCACCTCGAAGAGGCCTATCGCGTCAAGGAGTTGCTCTTCCCGTTATTGCCGGTCAAGCATGAGGACGCGACCGCAGCCTCTCGTGAGCGACGGTCGGAAGAGTTCGTCGGCAACGAGTTCCGACCGGTGACAACGAGTCGAAACAACTGA
- a CDS encoding HipA domain-containing protein: MAILAVQAIRKMRGGSQAHLMLGADGNPWVVKFQNNPQNLRVLANEFIVSSLASVAGLTVPEFGVIELDPWLASHSTNLEMDFGRGRLERCRPGLHFGSRFISKAIDVLTPDRLREVNNLAEFSGILALDKWTNNCDWRQVVFSKKSTRSKYDVAFIDHGYCFGEAEWKFEDAPLRGIYRLNAVYGPVTGWSSFSPWLERFEEMSPETIWKIVEAVPPEWFGADKDAADTLVDRLIRRRSRIRELILAFRNSDRTPFPNWTATQSSPRRYAKKHS; the protein is encoded by the coding sequence ATGGCGATTCTTGCAGTGCAGGCAATCCGCAAAATGAGGGGAGGCTCTCAAGCTCATCTCATGCTCGGCGCAGATGGAAACCCGTGGGTTGTTAAGTTTCAGAACAATCCGCAAAATCTTCGCGTCCTCGCCAACGAGTTCATCGTATCGAGTCTGGCATCGGTGGCAGGTCTAACCGTACCTGAGTTTGGCGTGATTGAATTAGACCCATGGCTCGCCTCTCATTCAACAAACCTTGAGATGGACTTCGGCAGAGGCCGCCTTGAACGATGTCGCCCTGGACTACATTTCGGATCGCGATTTATTTCGAAAGCGATCGACGTTCTCACACCGGATCGACTGCGAGAGGTTAATAACCTCGCCGAGTTCTCTGGCATCCTGGCCCTCGACAAGTGGACCAATAACTGCGACTGGCGACAGGTGGTCTTCTCAAAAAAAAGTACGAGGTCGAAATACGATGTCGCCTTCATTGATCACGGCTACTGCTTTGGCGAAGCGGAATGGAAGTTTGAGGATGCTCCGTTGCGCGGGATCTACAGACTCAACGCAGTCTACGGTCCAGTGACGGGCTGGTCCAGCTTTTCCCCTTGGCTTGAACGCTTTGAGGAAATGTCTCCCGAAACGATCTGGAAGATCGTAGAGGCAGTGCCCCCGGAGTGGTTCGGAGCAGACAAGGATGCAGCGGACACGCTTGTTGATCGCCTGATTCGCCGCCGCTCTCGAATCAGGGAACTCATCCTAGCATTCAGAAACTCGGATCGCACTCCCTTCCCGAACTGGACAGCCACACAAAGCTCGCCGCGCCGCTACGCCAAAAAACATTCATGA
- a CDS encoding IS3 family transposase (programmed frameshift), which yields MKKSRYTEEQIIGILKQGEAGVKTADLCREHGISAATFYGWKQKYGGMEVAEAQRLKALEDENRRLKMLVAELSLHGEALKGVIPKKRLELAGLRADVAFAQAEHGLSERTACKLLGVERSSYRYEPRPDRNAELREELVTLARQKPRYGYRRLHALLSRRGYEVNVKRVYRLYVEERLMVRRKRRKRMVRDRSAEPRLTAPNQEWAMDFIVDGLATGRMVRILSVVDAYTRECLALEADTSLGSGRVTRVLERVIAERGRPENVRSDNGPEFTSRRMIGWAEDWKVGLVHIQMQNGHVESFHGRLRDECLNATWFRTLNDVRCTLATWREEYNCERPHSSLDHRTPQEFRQQYGYADVESKERFPHPHSRGGGEIISTLKQNWETPVING from the exons ATGAAGAAGAGCCGGTATACGGAAGAGCAGATTATCGGGATTTTGAAGCAGGGCGAGGCTGGGGTGAAGACAGCGGATCTGTGTCGTGAGCACGGGATCAGCGCGGCGACGTTCTATGGCTGGAAGCAGAAGTATGGTGGGATGGAAGTCGCCGAGGCGCAGCGGTTGAAGGCGCTGGAGGACGAGAACCGCCGCCTGAAAATGCTGGTGGCGGAGCTGAGTCTACATGGCGAAGCTCTGAAGGGTGTGATCC CGAAAAAACGGCTGGAGCTTGCCGGTCTAAGAGCTGATGTGGCGTTCGCTCAGGCTGAACATGGCCTGAGCGAACGCACGGCCTGCAAGCTGCTGGGCGTGGAGCGGTCGAGTTACCGGTATGAACCGAGACCAGACCGCAACGCGGAGTTGCGAGAAGAGTTGGTGACGCTGGCGCGGCAGAAGCCGCGCTACGGCTATCGTCGTCTGCACGCGTTGTTGAGTCGCAGAGGTTACGAGGTGAACGTGAAGCGGGTCTATCGGCTGTATGTGGAAGAGCGGCTGATGGTGCGACGCAAGAGACGCAAGCGTATGGTGCGCGATCGCAGCGCCGAGCCTCGGTTGACGGCGCCCAACCAGGAGTGGGCGATGGACTTCATCGTCGACGGTCTGGCGACCGGTCGGATGGTGCGGATCCTCAGTGTGGTCGATGCCTATACGCGCGAGTGCCTGGCGCTGGAGGCCGACACCAGCCTCGGCTCGGGCCGCGTGACGCGGGTGCTGGAGCGGGTCATCGCCGAACGTGGCCGGCCAGAGAACGTACGTTCAGATAATGGCCCGGAGTTCACTTCGCGCCGCATGATCGGCTGGGCTGAAGACTGGAAGGTAGGGTTGGTGCACATCCAGATGCAGAACGGCCACGTCGAGAGCTTCCACGGCAGGCTGCGCGACGAGTGCCTCAACGCAACGTGGTTCCGGACACTGAACGACGTGCGGTGTACTCTGGCCACTTGGCGCGAGGAGTACAACTGCGAGCGGCCCCACAGCTCGCTGGACCACCGCACGCCACAGGAGTTCAGACAGCAGTACGGCTATGCGGATGTGGAAAGCAAAGAACGCTTCCCACATCCGCACAGCCGCGGCGGCGGCGAGATCATCTCGACGCTAAAACAAAACTGGGAAACTCCAGTGATCAATGGGTGA
- a CDS encoding helix-turn-helix domain-containing protein: protein MATSKAAEVSVGGSPASDDICVRVGERIRNLRASRGWSRQLLADHAQVERSHLARLEDGKREAGLRVLARIADALEVEVETLVSRKPLT from the coding sequence ATGGCAACCTCCAAGGCAGCGGAAGTCTCGGTCGGCGGTTCTCCCGCGAGCGACGATATCTGCGTGCGTGTAGGAGAGCGGATTCGGAACCTGCGAGCGTCGCGGGGATGGTCGCGACAGCTTCTCGCCGATCATGCCCAGGTTGAGCGATCCCACCTCGCCCGACTGGAGGACGGCAAGCGCGAAGCCGGTCTACGTGTTTTGGCTCGGATCGCCGATGCGCTAGAGGTGGAAGTAGAGACGCTGGTGAGCCGGAAACCGTTGACTTGA